From the genome of Candidatus Chlamydia corallus, one region includes:
- a CDS encoding DEAD/DEAH box helicase, which yields MVLEALAIFRQDAMQYLLKHRQEIIVDFSEDNYTIRIPDEDAPEGYWLSTLKLQDIDRLTFASCSCPDGECCSHLMTAYFAVYDALGLRPLHHKFRHSFWYAVFSHFFLESISLQAQGKMVYTLECPHITLEIGCLSEEVFQEWLRIIHASEEPTVFTKKTFSQSNLYRAAKKLFFLNEEGAELTVGENSQGFPSHFSLQWKGLVFKAEILDFPTLEAIFPKLELARTSLKNVHHNISITNVTVSPEEAKVNFILHPLISKKDSTDHPITKIGSVGYVARTHELVAAPQEIALPIYAIPLLNPEVKNQLLPLLCYNSVEHPLHYDIHLLRDASFTFSAYLTNPGDLDNGSLIYPNYCYSPTKGLMQVSGMLSPKQSFIIKSEQVEDFLYEMGHLIQEPGFQTFIHERPQGHLIYNVTEQGVLLFHYDVGDPSSTEIRFGTWTYYTNQGFFLQKKNDLPIQDGLIVEPQDIPAFIIKNDAALRRLPNFFSSSPNLKDLLIEVHRQSRGKGLDLKPILVGIEESHCRLFGVFLYRENIGFSLIPTPLQGLCSLPRVVPPENVPQFLAQYAQHDRILFPDPQTRPPESYELIIQSIHRPHPASPLHLQLDLKTNLGSIPIGIALQGLKSKHTYLFTQAGFLDLKQNLFQFLQQFLSAQKCVIAESIIIANITDIFKLDALAPLSVTDDTLASPEDLQFFSQLKAACLPPIPQNLFSSDHQLRPYQNSGLLWLWFLYNHRLSGLLCDEMGLGKTHQATALLDIVFQSSQPSARPKFLIVCPTSVLPHWEHILSNHLPGVSIFAFHGPNKPNFLPPADILLTSYGTLRQNYDKFYKIAFTIVVFDEIHMAKNKSSQIHKILCRIDAQMKLGLTGTPIENNLLEFKGLLDIILPNYLPSDTLFKKLFTKRCSSEELEEIIPSQDLLLKLTRPFILRRTKKLVLPELPDKVESIIACSLSPDQEKLYMATLQREKSHIQQLEVPEEPPTNFLHIFALLNHLKQICDHPAVFFKEPDQYKNYESGKWNAFIKLLKESLNAGYKVVVFSQYIHMIRIITLYLEEIGVKYASIQGKSLNRKEEIETFTTDPKCQVFVGSLLAAGTGINLTAGNVVIMYDRWWNPAKENQALDRVHRIGQKNTVFIYKLITEDTLEERIHYLIEKKIRLLDKVIASQDSNILHMLNREDLLTILSYKDERGTTDEDPLSEDETPNSIPIEDS from the coding sequence ATGGTGTTAGAAGCATTAGCCATCTTTCGACAGGATGCAATGCAGTATCTCCTTAAGCACCGTCAGGAGATTATTGTAGACTTTTCTGAGGATAATTACACGATACGTATTCCTGATGAAGATGCTCCAGAGGGCTATTGGTTAAGCACTTTAAAGCTTCAAGACATTGATAGGTTAACGTTTGCTTCTTGTAGTTGTCCTGATGGTGAGTGTTGTTCGCACCTTATGACAGCATATTTTGCCGTCTACGACGCTTTAGGATTACGCCCCTTACACCACAAATTCCGTCATTCGTTTTGGTATGCAGTCTTTTCTCACTTTTTTCTAGAGTCCATTTCATTACAGGCTCAAGGAAAGATGGTCTATACTCTCGAATGTCCTCATATTACCTTAGAAATAGGATGTCTTTCGGAAGAGGTGTTCCAAGAGTGGCTCCGTATCATTCATGCTTCTGAAGAACCTACGGTATTTACAAAGAAAACTTTCTCACAGTCCAATCTCTATCGCGCTGCGAAAAAACTCTTTTTCTTAAATGAAGAAGGAGCTGAGCTTACAGTAGGAGAAAATTCTCAGGGCTTCCCTTCTCATTTTTCTCTCCAATGGAAAGGTCTTGTTTTTAAAGCAGAAATTCTAGATTTTCCTACATTAGAAGCAATATTTCCTAAGCTTGAACTGGCCCGTACATCTTTAAAAAACGTACATCACAACATTAGCATCACAAACGTCACGGTCTCCCCAGAGGAAGCTAAAGTCAATTTCATATTACATCCTCTAATCAGTAAAAAAGACTCTACAGATCATCCTATTACTAAAATAGGTTCTGTAGGATATGTTGCAAGAACACACGAACTGGTAGCAGCCCCTCAAGAAATTGCTCTCCCCATTTATGCCATTCCTTTGCTCAATCCTGAAGTTAAAAATCAGCTACTTCCCCTGCTCTGTTACAATTCCGTAGAACACCCCTTACACTATGATATCCACCTTCTACGCGATGCCTCATTCACATTTTCCGCTTATCTCACAAATCCTGGAGATTTAGACAACGGAAGTCTGATTTACCCAAACTATTGTTACAGCCCTACCAAAGGTTTGATGCAAGTCTCGGGTATGCTATCTCCAAAACAGTCGTTTATAATTAAGTCTGAACAAGTTGAAGACTTCCTCTATGAAATGGGGCATCTAATTCAAGAGCCTGGATTCCAAACATTTATACATGAACGCCCGCAAGGTCATCTTATTTATAATGTTACAGAACAAGGGGTTTTATTATTTCACTATGATGTCGGCGATCCCTCCTCTACAGAAATACGTTTCGGCACATGGACCTACTACACAAATCAAGGTTTCTTTCTGCAGAAGAAAAACGATTTGCCTATTCAAGATGGACTCATTGTAGAACCCCAAGATATCCCCGCCTTCATTATAAAGAATGATGCAGCACTACGACGTCTCCCAAATTTTTTTTCATCTTCCCCGAATTTAAAAGACCTTCTTATCGAAGTTCACAGGCAATCTCGTGGAAAAGGACTCGATCTCAAGCCGATTCTTGTTGGTATAGAGGAAAGCCATTGTCGGCTTTTTGGTGTATTCCTATATCGTGAAAATATAGGATTCTCTTTGATTCCTACGCCTCTACAAGGGCTATGTTCTCTACCTAGAGTAGTCCCACCTGAAAATGTTCCGCAGTTTCTTGCACAATATGCGCAGCATGATCGCATTTTATTTCCAGATCCGCAGACACGTCCCCCAGAAAGTTATGAATTAATTATTCAGTCTATTCACCGGCCCCACCCCGCCTCTCCTCTCCATTTGCAATTGGATCTGAAGACAAACCTTGGATCTATTCCGATAGGAATTGCTTTACAAGGCTTGAAAAGCAAACATACCTACCTATTTACACAAGCTGGCTTTTTAGATCTGAAACAAAACCTGTTTCAATTTTTACAACAATTCCTATCTGCACAGAAATGTGTGATCGCTGAGAGCATTATCATAGCGAATATTACCGACATCTTCAAATTAGATGCTCTAGCTCCACTATCAGTAACCGATGATACTTTAGCGAGTCCTGAAGATTTGCAATTTTTCTCACAGTTAAAAGCAGCATGTTTACCTCCGATTCCACAAAATCTCTTTTCTTCAGACCATCAACTCCGCCCCTATCAAAACAGTGGCTTACTCTGGCTATGGTTCTTATACAATCACAGACTCTCAGGGCTTCTCTGTGACGAAATGGGATTAGGGAAGACACATCAAGCTACAGCTTTACTCGATATCGTATTTCAGTCATCACAACCCTCGGCTCGCCCTAAATTTTTAATTGTATGCCCAACAAGTGTATTGCCACATTGGGAGCATATTCTAAGTAATCATCTTCCTGGCGTGAGCATTTTTGCCTTTCACGGGCCAAACAAACCGAATTTCCTACCTCCTGCGGACATTTTGCTAACTTCTTACGGAACGCTAAGACAAAATTACGATAAGTTTTACAAAATAGCGTTCACCATTGTCGTCTTCGATGAGATCCACATGGCTAAAAACAAGAGTAGCCAAATTCATAAAATTCTCTGTCGGATAGACGCTCAGATGAAGCTAGGCCTTACAGGAACTCCAATAGAGAATAATCTACTCGAGTTTAAAGGACTTTTGGACATTATCTTACCAAACTATCTTCCCTCTGATACTTTATTCAAAAAGCTATTTACTAAACGATGTTCTTCTGAAGAGTTGGAAGAGATTATCCCTTCCCAAGATCTTTTATTAAAGCTCACGCGCCCTTTTATCCTTAGACGGACAAAAAAACTGGTACTTCCTGAGCTTCCTGATAAAGTGGAATCTATCATTGCTTGTTCGTTATCTCCAGATCAAGAAAAGTTATACATGGCGACCTTGCAAAGAGAAAAAAGTCATATTCAACAGCTTGAAGTCCCTGAAGAACCCCCTACGAATTTTCTACATATTTTTGCTCTCCTAAACCATCTTAAGCAGATTTGTGATCACCCCGCAGTCTTTTTCAAAGAACCAGATCAATATAAAAACTATGAATCCGGAAAATGGAATGCTTTCATCAAACTCCTTAAAGAATCTTTAAATGCTGGATACAAAGTTGTGGTCTTCTCACAATATATCCATATGATTCGCATCATTACCCTCTATCTTGAAGAAATTGGTGTGAAGTACGCTTCGATTCAAGGAAAATCTCTGAATCGGAAGGAAGAAATTGAAACATTTACTACAGATCCTAAGTGTCAAGTGTTTGTTGGGTCGCTACTTGCGGCAGGA